ACTGCCATACGTGATGGCGCAAAGAAAGAAGCCCTTCGTTACATTGTCATCTTTCCGTTAATCATGTTGGGTAGCTACCTTTTGCTGATGCTGTATTTCAGGTCAAAAGGAGGATACAAAGTTGTGCTGTTAGAAAATCGAACGACACAGGAGAATTAAATATGGCGGTAAATATAAAATATGGAGCAAGTACCTGGTTGTGGACTTCTCCATTCCAAACCTCATCTGTCGAAGAACTATTTTCTAAAATTTCGGCGCTCGGATTTGATGCGGTAGAGATTGCTGTCGAAGATCCGTCCCTGGTTGACGTAGAAACGGTACGTTTAGCGCTTCAGAAATATAAGTTAAAGGCGGTTGTTTGCGGTGCTTTTAGTGCTAGCCGTGATCTGACCAGTGAAGATCCAGATGTTCGGCAAAACTGTTTGAAGTATATTGAAACCTGCCTGGATTTATGTGTATCCTGGGGTGTTTCCATTTTTGCGGGCCCAATGTATTCTGCAGTAGGCAAAGCCAGGATGGTACCGCCAGAACAGCGTGAAAAGGAATGGCAATTAGCCGTTTTTAACCTGCGGATTGCTGCTGAAATGGCTGAATCTAGGGGAGTACGTTTGGCTATAGAACCGCTTAACCGATTTGAGTCGGATTTGGTAAACACTGCCGAAGATGTACTGCGCCTGGTAAAGGATATTAACCATCCTTCAGCGGGAATATTGCTCGACGGATTTCACATGGCCATAGAGGAAAGGAATATAGAAACTGCGATTAAGTTGGCTGGTGATCAGCTGCTGCACCTGCAAGTTTCAGAGAATTACAGGGGATCACCTGGTACAGGACAAACACCCTGGGCTGCCTATAAGGCAGGACTAGAAGCTATAAACTACCAGGGGATAGTCTCGATAGAGAGTTTTACACCAGCAAACCAGGATTTGGCGGCAGCCGTATGTATCTGGCGTCCATTTGCTGATAGTCAGGATGATTTTGCCAGAGAAGGACTTGAATTTTTAAAATCACATTTCAATAAATAATGGAGCAAAGAAAAATAAACATTGCCATAGTAGGCCTCGGTTTCGGTGCAGAGTTCATACCGATTTACCAGAAACATCCCAATGCTAACATGTATGCCATTTGTCAAAGAGATGTGGAGAAACTTAACCATATCGGGGATGCCTTTGGCATTGCTAAAAGGTATACCGACTTTGACGAATTACTGAAAGATCCGGATGTAGATGCGGTACACATCAATACGCCGATCCAAAATCATGCTGAGCAATCGTTAAAAGCGCTTAGGGCAGGTAAACATGTAGCATGTACAGTTCCTATGGCTACCAGTGTAGAGGAGTGCCGGCAAATTGTTGCAGCGGTTCAGGAAACAGGATTAACTTATATGATGATGGAAACGGTGATCTACAGCCGTGAATTTTTATTTGTAAAGGAGCTTTATGAAAGCGGTGAGCTGGGCAAACTACAATTTTTACGGGCCTCGCACCAACAGGAAATGGCTGGGTGGCCAGGGTATTGGGAGGGTTTGCCTCCAATGCATTATGCTACACATTGTGTTGCACCAGTTCTGGCATTGGCCAAAGCCGACGCCGAATATGTATCTTGTTTTGGTTCAGGAACAATTGATGCACATCTAATCTCTAAATATGGATCCCCATTTGCTGTGGAAAGCTGTCATATTAAATTTAAAGACTCAGATCTGGCGGCTGAAGTAACCAGGTCATTGTTCAATACAGCAAGACAATATAGGGAGAGCTTTGATGTTTATGCATCGAAAAAGAGCTTCGAATGGACGCTGATAGAGCACGAGCATTCCGTGATTCATACCGGTGAAACTCCTCAAAAAGTAGCCATTCCAGATTATGCACATTTGCTCCCAGAAGAGATACAGCACTTTACTACTGGTGGTGTGTACGATGGAGAGAACAATCAGCACTTGTCATTTATTCAGGGAGCTGGCCATGGTGGCTCTCACCCTCATCTGGTACACGAGTTCATCTCTGCATTGATCCAGGAGCGTGTACCTTTCCCTGATGCAAGGCAATCGGCAAATATTACCTGTGTAGGCATCCTTGCCCACGAAAGTGCGATGGAAGGCGGTCAGAAAATAAAACTCCCAGACTTCACAATCTCTTAAATCGGAACTTATTTAAAATGGGGTTCAGACAGCCGTTTGTAAAAATAGCAGCTGTCTAACCCCTTATTAATTATGAATGGACAGACAACGAATACTCAAAATGAAAACCATGCAATCGAAGAACTGCTGACTGCATATGCTCTGGCAATAAATAAAAACAGTAGGGATTTTTTCGTTCTTTTGTCCAATCAATATTAGTAATCGATATTTCCATTCTCCAGATGAGCGATACGGAATATTTCTCTGGAAATGATGGCAATATTTTCTTTTAGCTCATCCAAACAGCAATTTATTGTGCCTATAGGAACGGGCAAGCCTATAATTTCTTCCAGAAATTCTATTTTTAATGAACATCCGGGTGCATCTTCTGCGCTACCCTTTAAAAGTAAAAAAATTTCGGTGGCTTGCTTTTTATCCCGGCCAAGAGAAAATTTGCCATAGGTAATTTTTCCACCCGGTCCCTGAAGGCTGATATTGATGGTGAAACGGGTTTCCATAGCTAAACTATTGTATTTTTTCTAAAGGGATTTCAATACATTATTAATAAAAAGTGCCGCAAAATGCGGCACTTGAGAGTTTACTGTATTTCGATCTGTCTGGAGATCGCTTTGGCTTCTTCTTTTTTGGAATATTGAGTTTGAGTATGCCATCTGTATAAGCGGCCTCGATACGCTCTACATCAGCACTTTCTGGAAGGGTGAATGCCCTGCTAAATGAAGAATAGCTATATTCCCTTCTGTTATAGGTTTTACCCTCCGTATTATTTTCGGTATGCTGTCCCGTAGAAATTGTCAGCATATCCCGCTCTACCGATACCTTGAAATCTTCTTTTTTTAATCCAGGTGCCGCCAGTTCGATGTGGTATTCTTCATTAGACTCGGAAATGTTGACTGCAGGTACGCTGCTTAAACGACGGTCGTTAAAAAAGGTATCCCCTAATACGGATTCAAAGATATCATTAAAGCCTGGCAATAATGAACTGTTCTTTTTTTCTGGATTGAATTTAACCAATGTCATAGTGTTTTCTCCTTTTAATGTTTTAATAATAAATGGACTATAAATCAATTAATTTAACGTTTTAACCTTCTTTCAAAGGTTACACCTCAAGGGGATCAAGTGCTGTGCCAAGGCGCTTACAACGGTCTGGCAAACGGTTTTTACTGAAAAAATTTCATTTTTTATGAAATTTTTTCAGTGCATTTGCTGAAGTTTTTTCAGTTTTGGCTATGTGGATCAACACTATTGGTGAGCAGGTGGGGACAGAATGATTACAAGGTTATTTTGGCGTTTTGAGCGAAGCTGGCCTGTAAATTGGTTCAGGCCAGCTTGTTCTATTATTCAGAAACCGCTTGTGCGTTTACTGCTCCCACTGCAATTTCAGTTAGCGTAACGTCTGTTGCTTTTTCATTTTCCAGTGTTTGGCTCAAAAGGTCCACAATATCATCACGGCCAATGTTTTGCGCAAATACCCGCAAGGTTCCATAAGTGGCAATTTCATAGTGTTCTACCTTTTGTGCTGCTAAAATGAGCCCGGCATCACGTATCATCGTTCCCTTATCTGTGTCCGAAATAATCCCATTTGCTTCTTCCAGAAGCCCAGCCATCGCATCACATTTTTTTGCAACAGGTTTTTCTTCCAACAGTTCAAATACTTCTTCAAGTGTTGCAACATGTCCCTCTGTCTCTACCGCATGTTTTTCAAAGGCTGCCGCAAGTTCGGGGCTTGTTGATGCCTTTTGAAGTTTCGGTAACGCTTTCGCCAAGTGTTTTTCTGCCCAATAAATATCCTTTAACTCATCAACAAAGAATTCATGAAATTCAGTGTCCTCAATTTTTCCGGTTTTTGCTGCGCTCTTAGCAGCTGCTTTTGTACTTGCCATAATTACTGTTTTTTAAAAGGTTGATATCTAATGAACAAGGCGAGTAAGCCAATGGTTTTGACCAATCGAAATATTAAATGATAAACCAATTGAAATGGCTGATGTCGGAGATTGAGCCAATTCTGAAAAATACCTGTGGCAAAAAAATGCCAATGGTACTAAAACTGCTGCAAAAGAAAGTTTTGGAAGACTTAAAAGGGAGTTATATTTGTTGGGGAAATAGATGATGTGATTAAATACATCATTTAATTTAATATCCATTTGATAATAGCAGATCATTAATCATTCAGTATACCATTCATGCAACTCTCCAGATTCATCGTAGTTCTTTTACTTGTTTTTTTTAGCCTGGCCATTAAGGCTCAAAATGTTACCATTAAAGGTATTCTTATCGATCAGCAGACCAAACAGCCGCTCGAATATGCCAGTATGGCGCTCTTAAAAAAAGCAGATTCGACAGTAGTTGGAGGTGTATTAACCGGGCCAAACGGATCATTTGAGATCAGTAAGCTGCAGATTGGCCAATACGTACTGAAAATAGCTTATATTGGATACAAGAACAGGTTTATTCCTGTAAACATTAACGATACAAGAATGGTTAACCTAGGTTCGGTTACGCTCACACCAACGAGCGAGTTGTTAAACCAGGTGAACATTAGCAGTGGAAAGGTTAATGCCTCCAATAAAATCGATAAACAATCTTATCGCGCAGACCAGTTTGAAAGTGCAAAAGGTGGAACTGCAATTGATGTATTGAAGAACCTGCCTTCTGTCGCGGTTAACGGAGAGGGGCAGATTAGCGTTAGGGGATCGACCGGATTTCTTGTCCTGGTAAATGGCAAACCAGTACTTACTGATGCACAGACTGTTTTAAGCCAGTTACCTGCCAACAGCCTGGAGAATATAGAACTGATTACCTCTCCCTCTGCAAAATATGATCCCGATGGAAAGGCGGGTATTATCAATATCGTTACCAAGAAAGGTGCTAACGACGGATTTACCTTGACCGCCAATGCCCAGGCCGGACTTCCAAGTACCACCGACTATGACAACAAGGAAAAGCCCAAGCGCTTTGGTGGCGATGTTACGCTGAATTTCAGAAAAGATAAATGGGATATTTCTGTTGGTGGAAATTACCTTAGAAATGATAATGCGGGCTACCGTGAAGGAGATGTGTACACCAAGAATTTTACCAATAATACCATTACACGTTTTCCTTCTAACGGTGAGCGGAGTTTTGATAAATATAACTACGCAGGCAGATTATCTGCCATTTATGCTCCAAACAAAAACAACTCCTTTTCTGTTGGCTTTTTCAGTGGGAAGCGTTACCAGGCGCGATTGGCAGACCTGGTTTACACCAATAGCACGTCAGATCTTTTAACAGGGGTTCCCATTAGATCAACCACTTATTACAACTCTAACCTGCAAACAAAGGAAGGTACTTTTACACTGGGCAATCTGGATTATACCCATACTTTTGCAGATAAATCCTCATTGACAGCTTCGTTATTATATGAAAATGCTAATCTTTATGGCAATACCAGGAACAGGAATCTGGGATATCCCAATACAACAGACACGATTCAGTATGTTTTTAATCCCTATAAGAACCCGATTAATGGCTACAGGTTTAAGTTAGATTACGCTGTTAATGTTGGTAAAGGGAAATTCGAAAGCGGTTATCAGTTCAGGTATGATACCCAGGATGGACAGTTCGATTATTTTGTAAGCCCTGCGATTTCGCAGCCGGATGCCAACCGGTTTAGAGGGACTGCCGGCGCAAAGAACCAGATCCATTCGGTTTATTCGCAGTATTCTGGAAAAGAGGATAAACTGGAATATATTGGAGGACTGCGTTACGAATATGCCACCAGAAGGTTAAATCTTTCTTACGATCCTGCAGTACATAAGCTTAACCTTTCCAATCTTTTTCCTTCTTTAAACCTGCTTTATAATATTAACGACGGATTGAAACTAAAGGCTGGCTATTCCAGAAGAATTCAGCGTACCAATAACTATGAGCTTAACCCTATACCCGAACGAGAACACTCAGAAACATTAGAACAGGGCGATCCAGACCTAAAGCCGTCTTTTATCGATCTTGTAGAACTCGGACTGACCAGAAACTTTAAAAAAGGATCTTTTTTTTCAACCCTCTACTATCAGAACATCAAAAATCCTATACAGCGCGTAAATAGTGTTTATGCCGATACGATCCTGAACAGGGTATTTACGAATGCAGAAAAAGCACGTTCCTTTGGCCTTGAGCTGGGAGCCAATCTACAGCCAGTTAAATGGTGGTCTCTATACCTGGGAGGCAACGTTTATAATTATAAGGTATCTGGAGATTTAAATGTACTGGGTAGCAGTTCGGTAATAAATAATGCTAACTGGGTATTTTCTATAAACGCCAATACCAGTTTCAAACTGAGCAAAACCTGGAGTGTGCAGGGAAATGTGAATTATTTATCGAAGCGGCCAACTGCACAGGGCGAAGATTCGAAGTTTCTGGTTCCGAATACCGCTGTTAAGAAAACATTTATGGATGGACGTTTTTCTGCAACGCTGCAATGGCAGAACATGGATCTTGGCATGAACCAATCGAACAGGCAAAGGATAACAACATTCGGAAAAGACTTTTATACTACCACCAACTATATTTATGAAACCGATGTTTTTTTACTGAATTTCAGCTTTAACCTAAATAAGCTTACCGGTAAAGCTAAACTTCCTACCAGTGAATTTGGTGATAAAGAATTTTAAGCTCTTGATAGGTGGGTATTTTTGGTATTATTATTAATAATATGGACTTGCTAAATGGTAATGAGAAGTGAATTCAAGGTGTAAACCGGGTTATATCTGTATTGTTATAATCTTTTTTTTGCCTTGCAGAAACTGTGTGTTTAGCCCTGGGCGAAGCGACATCCCTGAAGCGTAGTGAAGGATATAGCAGAGAACGGGAACAGACTTAAATTTTGCTAAGCCAGTACGCTCCAAAAAATGCTTAACATATAGTTTTTGGGAAAGCAAATGTAACATGCTTCGGTTTAGGCAGTCCTTCTTTCCGCTTTTATCTTTTTGTGAATGTTATTGCTCGGTTGTTTATCTGCGCAACAAAAAGGATAGCCGCAACAATAAGGTTTATTTGGCAGCAGGCAGTACCAAAAAATAGATGAACCCCTGATTTGACCCTGCATGCCATTTTAGTTCCAATATTTTATAAAAACCGGTGAGGGAGAACGTTCTCGATCAATAGTATGTTTCTATGATGATGTGCCATGATCTACGGTGATAATTGTTAAAAATTGTTAAAATATTTTGAAAAAAATACAACTTTTTTTTGTTTTGGGGCCTAATCAGATAACAAGATCAGAAAGCATTTTTTAGAGCAATTATTAATATTTTGGTTTAGATTATGTCAGTACAATTACTACCCAAACCCTTGCGAAAAGGTTTATTTCGCACATTTTTATTATTAACTTTTTTTGCTGCAACGAAACCCCTTCATGCGCAAAATCATGATGCCCCGAAAGAGACATCGGGATTTACGGCCAAGCTGGTCAACATCGAATCGGCTGTTAACGAGCCGTTCCGTTTTTCAGCTTCGCTGCACAATGGAACAGCTACTCAACAAGTTTATGAACTCAAGTCTGAATTGCCTATAGGGTGGCAGATTAGCTACCGTGTAGATGGCAGTCAGGTTACTTCTGTTAACTTAGCAAGTGGCCAAACGCGTGAAATAGCCATCGAAATTACTGCATCAGGTAACGCTGCTGTTAGGAAATACATTATTCCTATCAAAGCCGTATCATCTTCGCTGACATTGCCGTTGCAACTGGAAGCTGTTGTTAAGGGATCTTATGGTGCCAGCCTTAGTACGCCGAGCGGAAGGTTGAGTGAAGAGCTTACGGCCGGTTCTCATAAAGATATTGAGCTTGAATTGCATAATACAGGCACCTTGCCATTATCCTCGCTGAGTATTTCTTCTCAACTGCCAACCGGATGGGAAGCAACTTTTTCGCCAAGCCAAATTGAAAGGTTGGATGGCGGGAAGAAAGTAAGCATTAAAGCGACGCTAAAAGTGCCAGATAAAACAATTGCAGGAGATTATAGTGCCACTTTTACGCTTGGAGGTAACAACACCAACGCTCAGGCAGCCTTTAGAATCTTCGTTAAAACCTCTGTACTTTCTGGCTGGATTGGTATACTCATTATCGCCTTGGCAATTTCAGTAGTATATGTGCTCATCCGTAAATACGGTCGTAGGTAACCATTTTTTAAGAAACCTTAAAATCTTCAACCAAAAAGATGGAACCTATCATAGATTTAAAGAACCTATGCAAAAGTTATGGTTCGCATGTTGCCGTTGATAAGCTTAACCTAAAGATTTCCCAAGGCGAAATATTTGGGTTACTGGGGCCGAACGGTGCAGGTAAAACAACCAGTATACTCATGATGCTCGGCCTAACTGAGCCCGATAGTGGCTCGGCCATTGTTTGTGGCCATGATGCCACAAGAGATCCGATTGAAGTAAAACGAAAGGTGGGTTATATGCCCGATAACCTGGGCTTTTATCCGCAGTTAACTGGTCTTGAAAACCTGATATATATGGCAAGGCTTAATGGCTTGGCCGAAAAAAGCATCGTCGAAAACGCCCGTAGGGTAATGGAATTGGTAGGGTTGAAGGCCGCTTCAGATAAGCCTGCCTCTAATTATTCACGGGGTATGAGGCAAAGGCTGGGGCTGGCTGAAGTGCTCATCAAAAAACCGAAACTGATTATCCTTGACGAGCCTACTTTAGGACTAGACCCGAACGGTGTAAAGGAGTTTCTTGAACTTATCAAATCGTTGCAACAGGAGCAGGGCTTAACTGTACTGCTTTCATCACACCACCTTCACCATGTTCAGCAAGTGTGTGATAGGGTAGGTATATTCGTGGATGGAAAGTTGCTTGCTACTGGAGATCTGCCTACACTCTCCTCTGAGCTCTTCGGAAGCACGGGTGTAGAAACCAATATTCGGCTCACCAAAGTACCAACAGCTATTGATGTAATAAAGGATAAATTTAGTACTTATCCAGAATTTAATAGCCTTAATAGTAGCGGTGCGAACCTGCAATTTAATACCACTCAGAATATTATCCCAAAACTCATTCGCGGGCTTATTGAATTGGGAGCAGATATTGAAGCTGTAAGCCAAAAACAATACGGACTAGATGAGATTTATGAAAAATATTTCGAAAAAAACACAAATTTAATCCCAGAGCATGAAAGCGCTTAGCGAAAGCCATTTTTGGGCAACAAACAAAAATAATTCAAAGGAAACTTACCAGCTTAGTCCTTTTAAGGTGATGGTGAGAAAAGAGGTGTCGGACCACGTGCGTAGCTGGCGTTTTATCCTGCTGCTTGCGCTGGTGGTGCTTACATTTTTCGCTTCATTGTACATTTCCATGTCTAACATCCGGGCAGCCTTTACCAATGTCAATGACCCCGATCATGCATTTTTTTACCTTAAGTTGCTTAGTGCTACAGACGGATCTATGCCACCTTTTCATATCCTGATGAGTTTTTTAGCACCATTGCTTGGTATCACTATGGGCTTCGATGCGATTAATTCTGAACAGAACAGCGGCTCATTGACGAGATTGTTGGCCCAACCTATATACCGCGACAATATCCTGTTAGCTAAATTCTACAGCGCAATGCTGATTATCGCGACGCTATTTATTTCCCTTACATTGCTGATGATCGGCGGGGGACTGTTCCTTACCGGGGTAAGGATTGAGCCTCAGGAACTCTTGAGAATTCTTGGCTTTGCGGTACTCACCATGGTTTATGTTGGTTTTTATTTAAGCCTGTCTATCATGCTTTCTGTCGCCTTTCGGCATGCGGCTACCTCAGCCTTAACTGCCCTGGGAATCTGGCTGTTTTTTACGGTGTTTTATCCGATTGTAGTTAATCTGGCTATTAGGGCCTTTTTACCAGATGCTGCTTATCTAACTCAAAGTGAAACTATGGCTTATAATGAATTGATTATGAATGTTATGCGTGTTGCCCCTGGGCAGTTATACAGTGATGGCGCAACTACCATGCTTATGCCATCTATCAGAAGTTTAGGGCCAATGAGTATGGAGCAGCTTTCCGGTGCCATTCCATCGCCACTTCCGTTACGGGAGAGCCTGATGATTGTGTGGCCACAACTTACCGGGCTTCTGGCAGGTAGTATCGCCTTTTTTGCACTGTCTTATTATCTTTTTATGCGCAGGGAAATCAGAAGTTAATATGAGGGGATGAATCAGTCTGTATTTTTGCTTAATTCCTAATTACAGATCGCATATATAGTTGCCTAAAACTATATAAACCAGCTTAATGTGTTGCTTAGGTTATTTAATTTTGCAAACAAGCACCAGATCGGTGATGATTAAACCATCCTTATCTGGAGAACTATAGCGTTTTAAAATGAGGGTTTCAAAGTTATTCTCCCTGAGTGCAGTAGATAAGTAATCTTCCTTATGGTAATTTACATATACTTGGTCGCCTGTACTGGATATTTGATACCTTGATTTATTATTTTCGTCTTCCTCCATGGTGCTCAGATAAAAAACACCATTTGGTTTTAACAATTTCGAAACATTTGCAATTAGATTAATGGCTTCTTGCGGGGTTAAATAGGGCAGACAAAAGCCGCAGGTAATCCCGTTAAATTTCGTTCTTATGGTGTCAATCTCTCGGCAGTCCATAAGTTGGAATTGAGCTTTAGGATTGTTGATCTTGGCAAGTTTGAGCATTTTTGATGACAGATCGATCCCCAAAATTCGGTAATCAGGTTTCTTATCCAACAGGAATTTGGTGATGTTTCCAGGGCCGCAGGCAATATCCAAAATACTGGCATTGTTTGCCGATATATTATCGAAAAAGACTTTGAATGCTTCGGTATATAAGCTAACATCCATAAATTTTTCCTGGTATATTTTTGCTGATTTGTTAAATGCTTCAGCAGCTTTTAATATTTTCATCCCTTCATCAGATTGTAAATAATAGAATTAAAAATGGCGTATATCCGTTGTTATATTTTTTTGTTTTCGCTTGATCGGATCCTGCTCAGCGTTTCCAGCCGTAAGCCAAGGAACGAAGCAATATATCGGAGCGGTACACGGTTAATCATCCAGGGAAACGCCTGAAGCAGATGTTTATAGCGGCCAGTAGCAGATGGAATCTGGCAGATAAAACCCCTGTCATATGCTGCTCTGTAATAAAGCTCCATAATCTTTCTCCCAATGATGTTCGCTTCTGCAAAATTTTCATAAAGCATAGTCGAGAGTTCATGAGGTATGGCAATCAAATCTACATCCTCTATTGCCTGGAGGTATTCGTCTGATTCTGCTGCAGTCCAAAGATTGCGGATGGTTCCTACTATTTCATATTCCTGGCATATCCATGAAGTAATCTCGGTTCCCGAGTCCTTGTAAAATCCCCTTACTACTCCTTTTAAAATCAGGTAAAGATATCTATTGCGGTCTATTGGGGAAATAATATATCTGTTTTTACGGAAACTCACCGGAAAGGTGAGGGCATCGATAAGTGCCTCCATTTCTGTTGTTAGCGGGTGAAAGGTATTGTATAGGGCAATAAGTGGAGAAACGCCGTTATAAGAGTCCCATTTGCTGTTTTCTTGTGCTCCGGCCATGATATAGTAGTTTAGCTTTTTCAGATAGCATAATAAAAGTAATTAAAAGACCAAACTTTTCAAATTTTCGCGTTTAAGATTAGCCTGTTAAGCTGATCATTTTGCTGGCACCTGTACCTTTTTATTTACTGTTTTTAAAAGGTTGATTGCAAAAAAAAATATCCTGTTTTGAACCTCTTGTTTGGTCTGCAATTAGACCATGTATTGCAATTTAACACTTATTACGTTCAAAATAGATGATATTATTATCGAAGTTGCCCTGGTAAGGATTCCCTTTTGCTCGAAAACCATTGGCTACAAGAAAACGCTGACTGCTGGGGGTAGCTGTTGTAGAAAATACAATACCATGGTGATAACTGATTTTTTTGAGTAACATTCTCTTTAATGTGCTGCTGATTCCCTTTTTACGGACCGATTCGCGGGTGAAGGAATAACCAATCTCTAAAAACGGTTTATCTATGTTCGTAATAATTCCAGCTTTTTTATACACTTCTTGCAGGTAAGAAATAGTAGGCCTTTTAATAGCCGAAATGCCAACCAGCTTTTTGCCATTGTAGCAGAATGCAAGAAACGCTGCATTGAAAATCTTTAAGGGCAGATCAACAGGCGAAACTTTATTTCCCTTTCTCAATAGTAAATAAAAGTGATGGAGCTGGATCATCGAACAATCGCATGGCCTTTTGATTTCAAAGTAG
The nucleotide sequence above comes from Pedobacter riviphilus. Encoded proteins:
- a CDS encoding Crp/Fnr family transcriptional regulator: MAGAQENSKWDSYNGVSPLIALYNTFHPLTTEMEALIDALTFPVSFRKNRYIISPIDRNRYLYLILKGVVRGFYKDSGTEITSWICQEYEIVGTIRNLWTAAESDEYLQAIEDVDLIAIPHELSTMLYENFAEANIIGRKIMELYYRAAYDRGFICQIPSATGRYKHLLQAFPWMINRVPLRYIASFLGLRLETLSRIRSSENKKI